From Portunus trituberculatus isolate SZX2019 chromosome 50, ASM1759143v1, whole genome shotgun sequence, the proteins below share one genomic window:
- the LOC123499528 gene encoding uncharacterized protein LOC123499528 — translation MSLHHKGRWAITATVTNTPILPTAATTTSATTTATATTGTTFTAIPFCSGMGCNRGTVTNGVVAQVGRDDEYNDDEESYRGRRRSDTPPAVVRMRRVNDEQLEPSIPQDDLPPDAAQTDNTQVFILAILIVACWCLYCCLLLLYCLIHHLYVRGLVLRQ, via the coding sequence AGGTCGCTGGGCTATCACTGCCACAGTAACCAACACTCCCATCCttcccaccgccgccaccaccaccagcgccaccactacagccaccgccactaccGGAACCACCTTCACCGCCATCCCATTTTGTTCAGGAATGGGATGCAATCGTGGCACCGTGACCAATGGGGTGGTGGCGCAGGTGGGCCGGGATGATGAATACAATGACGATGAGGAGTCttacagagggaggaggaggagtgatacaCCGCCGGCAGTTGTCAGAATGAGGAGAGTGAATGATGAGCAGCTAGAGCCTTCTATACCTCAAGATGACCTCCCACCCGACGCAGCTCAGACTGACAACACTCAGGTCTTCATCCTTGCCATATTAATTGTGGCCTGCTGGTGCCTCTATTGCTGCCTCTTACTCCTGTACTGCCTCATCCACCACCTGTATGTGCGAGGATTGGTCTTGCGCCAGTAG
- the LOC123499527 gene encoding uncharacterized protein LOC123499527 isoform X1 — translation MINLLNAGAVPFGYTSDKIESDFPGYIEDCISTGMSCHYVPDMRGTFPLPDVIISNTPPPSPLRRARSCHAFFPEKTETLPPSPLTPPATPGAVFDGEAGVQALQTGLGHIQEVRRRLRDNNSLNPLQLPQLSWPLPAHAQPQSNRGSVMEEAESAPERRAPMNEARGAGSTEEHHHWRLIGGELRMVADQFQRNKSKASGKGSSEAAAHTVVPAVLGRCLAASLLCLVWWRLYNKLR, via the exons ATGATCAACTTGTTAAACGCGGGCGCCGTACCATTTGGCTACACAAGTGACAAAATAGAGAGTGATTTCCCAGGCTACATCGAGGACTGCATATCTACAGGCATGAGCTGCCACTACGTGCCCGACATGCGAG GCACCTTTCCGCTTCCCGACGTCATCATCAGCAACacgcctcctccctctcccctccgccGCGCCCGCTCCTGCCACGCCTTCTTCCCTGAGAAGACTGAGACGCTGCCCCCCTCCCCGCTCACTCCCCCTGCCACACCCGGGGCTGTGTTTGATGGTGAGGCCGGAGTGCAGGCGCTGCAGACGGGGCTCGGCCACATCCAGGAGGTGAGGCGACGGCTGCGGGACAACAACTCCCTCAACCCCTTACAACTGCCCCAGCTGTCCTGGCCCCTGCCTGCCCACGCACAGCCGCAATCCAACCGCGGGTCTGTCATGGAAGAAGCAGAGTCTGCCCCGGAGAGGAGAGCCCCGATGAATGAGGCGCGAGGGGCGGGCAGCACGGAGGAGCACCACCACTGGCGGCTGATAGGGGGCGAGCTGAGGATGGTGGCAGACCAGTTTCAGCGGAACAAGTCAAAA GCATCCGGCAAGGGCAGTAGCGAGGCGGCGGCACACACCGTGGTGCCGGCAGTCCTGGGCAGGTGCCTGGCGGCGTCCCTCCTCTGTCTGGTGTGGTGGCGACTCTACAACAAGTTACGCTGA